From one Conexibacter woesei Iso977N genomic stretch:
- a CDS encoding ABC transporter permease — protein sequence MSGTQSITTNLRAPQDGARGGVTPAGWIGWGGIALGVIAFVITLPPFEVRTAVPSYVIGFIALFCGVVAWRGGERRIGGGAVAAGIFGALGAFAATRSGVNNLEVVVSWSALCAAMLRYATPLTFAALGGLVSERAGVVNIALEGMMLMGAFFGAYGADKTGTWVGGVIIGCLAGMALAAIHAVFAISLRSDQIVVGTGLNFLALGLTGYMYVDTYGDQGTPDNLPATPDINLPTEHLGFIGQAIQQLNLLVWGSLVAVILVWLVIFRTRLGLRLRSVGENPRAAETVGISVYLVRYGAVIASGGLAALGGVFLSIGFVHSFSQNMTAGRGFIALAALIFGRWRPGGLLAATLLFGFSSALAQRLPQFSPQLATLFQALPYVLTLVAVAGVVGRSTPPAADGVPYTREGK from the coding sequence ATGAGCGGCACGCAGTCGATCACCACCAACCTGCGCGCGCCGCAGGACGGCGCCCGCGGCGGCGTGACGCCGGCGGGCTGGATCGGCTGGGGCGGCATTGCGCTCGGCGTGATCGCGTTCGTGATCACGCTGCCGCCGTTCGAGGTCCGGACCGCGGTGCCGTCCTACGTCATCGGCTTCATCGCGCTGTTCTGCGGCGTCGTCGCCTGGCGCGGCGGCGAGCGGCGGATCGGCGGCGGCGCGGTGGCCGCGGGCATCTTCGGTGCGCTTGGCGCGTTCGCCGCGACGAGGTCGGGCGTCAACAACCTCGAGGTCGTGGTGTCGTGGAGCGCGCTCTGCGCCGCGATGCTGCGCTACGCGACGCCGCTGACGTTCGCGGCGCTAGGCGGCCTCGTCAGCGAGCGCGCGGGCGTGGTCAACATCGCGCTCGAGGGCATGATGCTGATGGGCGCGTTCTTCGGCGCCTACGGGGCCGACAAGACCGGCACGTGGGTCGGCGGCGTGATCATCGGCTGCCTGGCCGGGATGGCGCTGGCGGCGATCCACGCGGTCTTCGCGATCTCGCTGCGCTCGGACCAGATCGTGGTCGGCACCGGCCTGAACTTCCTGGCCCTGGGTCTGACGGGCTACATGTACGTCGACACTTACGGCGACCAGGGCACGCCGGACAACCTCCCGGCGACGCCGGACATCAACCTGCCGACCGAGCACCTCGGGTTCATCGGGCAGGCGATCCAGCAGCTGAACCTGCTCGTGTGGGGCTCGCTGGTCGCGGTCATCCTGGTGTGGCTGGTGATCTTCCGGACGCGCCTGGGCCTGCGGCTGCGGTCGGTCGGCGAGAACCCGCGCGCGGCCGAGACGGTCGGCATCAGCGTGTACCTGGTCCGCTACGGCGCGGTGATCGCGTCGGGTGGCCTGGCGGCGCTGGGCGGCGTGTTCCTGTCGATCGGCTTCGTGCACTCGTTCTCGCAGAACATGACCGCGGGGCGCGGGTTCATCGCGCTGGCCGCGCTGATCTTCGGGCGCTGGCGGCCGGGCGGGCTGCTGGCGGCGACGCTGCTGTTCGGGTTCTCCAGCGCGCTGGCGCAGCGGCTCCCGCAGTTCTCACCGCAGCTGGCGACGCTGTTCCAGGCGCTGCCGTACGTGCTGACGCTGGTCGCGGTCGCGGGCGTGGTCGGGCGGTCGACGCCGCCCGCCGCCGACGGCGTGCCGTACACGCGCGAGGGCAAGTAG
- a CDS encoding TraR/DksA family transcriptional regulator has protein sequence MSTFDRDDVEQVLRERAAALDLRLGDMTKAPERGSGISFGKRVGDGTTEAVRRLTEVGVGSALETKHLRILRALEKLDEGTYGICDRCGGPIAPARLRFAPESVLCVDCARETGR, from the coding sequence ATGAGCACCTTCGACCGCGACGACGTCGAGCAGGTCCTGCGCGAGCGCGCGGCGGCGCTCGACCTGCGGCTGGGCGACATGACGAAGGCGCCCGAGCGCGGCTCCGGCATCTCGTTCGGCAAGCGCGTCGGCGACGGGACGACCGAGGCGGTCCGGCGCCTGACCGAGGTCGGCGTCGGCTCGGCGCTGGAGACCAAGCACCTCCGGATCCTGCGCGCGCTGGAGAAGCTCGACGAGGGCACCTACGGGATCTGCGACCGCTGCGGCGGGCCGATCGCGCCCGCACGGCTGCGCTTCGCACCCGAGTCGGTGCTCTGCGTCGACTGCGCGCGCGAGACGGGCCGCTAG
- a CDS encoding lysylphosphatidylglycerol synthase domain-containing protein, whose protein sequence is MSVPVQEARAGTRVKVAAVWQVTKRWLERHRRVVAVVGSLLAAGVMVLILNGHRDDFSTALSRASVPVLLLAALLQVVALVSRTEAWHRTIEAAGGRLARRPLYRASSMGYVGSLLNAQLGTAARITALRRSSPADAPPVPTLMAAELPILAVEAGLAAATSVTLIGPLGLPWWCPIIFVGLIGGLTYMLRRLSIKAARPLWAGLAVLHRLRDGRRLFGLVLIAVFAQIARNWLLLHAVGVNASIFDSIAVLIAMVAIGQLPVGPSVGAGATVLILGSGGVAAAAAAGVLATATGLVGGLSFAAWAMADRLWDRRRTRRTPAAPAPKPQAQQPQPQPHPALAANR, encoded by the coding sequence ATGTCGGTGCCGGTACAGGAGGCGCGCGCGGGCACGCGCGTGAAGGTCGCTGCCGTGTGGCAGGTGACGAAGCGATGGCTGGAGCGCCATCGGCGCGTGGTCGCCGTGGTCGGCTCGCTGCTCGCCGCGGGCGTCATGGTGCTGATCCTCAACGGGCATCGCGACGACTTCTCGACGGCGCTGTCGCGGGCGTCGGTGCCAGTGCTGCTGCTGGCCGCGCTGCTGCAGGTCGTGGCGCTCGTCTCGCGCACCGAGGCGTGGCACCGGACGATCGAGGCCGCGGGCGGGAGGCTCGCACGGCGGCCGCTGTACCGGGCGTCGTCGATGGGCTACGTCGGCTCGCTGCTCAACGCGCAGCTCGGGACCGCCGCCCGGATCACCGCGCTGCGGCGCAGCTCGCCCGCCGACGCGCCTCCCGTCCCGACGCTGATGGCCGCCGAGCTGCCGATCCTCGCCGTCGAGGCCGGGCTGGCCGCGGCGACGTCGGTCACGCTGATCGGACCGCTCGGCCTGCCGTGGTGGTGCCCGATCATCTTCGTGGGGCTCATCGGCGGGTTGACCTACATGTTGCGCCGGCTGTCGATCAAGGCCGCGCGGCCGCTGTGGGCGGGGCTCGCCGTGCTGCACCGCCTGCGCGACGGGCGGCGGCTGTTCGGCCTCGTGCTGATCGCCGTCTTCGCCCAGATCGCCCGCAACTGGCTGCTGCTCCACGCGGTCGGCGTCAACGCCTCGATCTTCGACTCGATCGCCGTCCTGATCGCGATGGTCGCGATCGGCCAGCTGCCGGTCGGCCCGTCGGTCGGCGCGGGCGCGACCGTGCTGATCCTCGGCTCCGGCGGTGTCGCCGCGGCCGCCGCCGCGGGCGTCCTGGCCACGGCGACCGGCCTGGTCGGCGGCCTCTCGTTCGCCGCCTGGGCGATGGCCGACCGCCTCTGGGACAGGCGCCGCACGCGCCGCACCCCCGCCGCCCCTGCGCCGAAGCCGCAGGCCCAGCAGCCGCAGCCCCAGCCGCACCCGGCGCTCGCAGCCAACCGCTAG
- a CDS encoding aldehyde dehydrogenase family protein translates to MTDTIPQTSPNGAGRTPIRWDYSPAPESTDHVRLRDRYGLFIGGEFAEADAYAPTINPATEEPLAEIAQASAADVARAVESARAAAPKWAALSGLERGKYVFRIARLIQERARELAVVETLDGGKPIKESRDIDIPLAAAHFFYYAGWADKLEYGVPVGVGRRAVPRGVVGQVIPWNFPLLMAAWKLAPALATGNTAVLKPADTTPLTALLLAEILQEAELPDGVVNIIPGDGSAGAALVRSEVDKVAFTGSTAVGRDIQAALAGKDIGLTLELGGKSANIVFEDAALDQAVEGIVQGIFFNQGHVCCAGSRLLVQESVAEQVTEKLWSRMQHLRVGDPLDKNTDVGAINSRAQLDRIEELVGIGVEEGAGLRQVACSLPERGFWFSPAIFTEAAPTHRISREEIFGPVLAITTFRDHAEAIEKANNSPYGLAAGIWTDKGSKAFQVTGALRSGVVWQNTYNHFDPTAAFGGFKESGFGREGGPAGLRPYVKVEAAS, encoded by the coding sequence ATGACCGACACGATCCCGCAGACCTCGCCCAACGGGGCCGGCCGCACGCCGATCCGCTGGGACTACTCGCCGGCGCCGGAGTCGACGGATCACGTGCGTTTGCGTGATCGCTACGGGCTGTTCATCGGTGGGGAGTTCGCCGAGGCGGATGCGTACGCGCCGACGATCAACCCGGCGACCGAGGAGCCGCTGGCGGAGATCGCCCAGGCGTCGGCTGCCGATGTCGCGCGCGCCGTGGAGAGCGCCCGCGCCGCCGCCCCGAAGTGGGCGGCGCTGTCGGGGCTGGAGCGCGGGAAGTACGTGTTCCGGATCGCGCGGCTGATCCAGGAGCGGGCGCGCGAGCTGGCGGTCGTCGAGACGCTCGACGGCGGCAAGCCGATCAAGGAGTCGCGCGACATCGACATCCCGCTGGCCGCGGCGCACTTCTTCTACTACGCGGGCTGGGCGGACAAGCTCGAGTACGGCGTTCCTGTAGGGGTTGGTCGTCGCGCGGTGCCGCGCGGCGTCGTCGGCCAGGTGATCCCGTGGAACTTCCCGCTGCTGATGGCGGCGTGGAAGCTGGCGCCGGCTTTGGCGACCGGGAACACCGCGGTGTTGAAGCCGGCCGACACGACGCCGCTGACGGCGCTGCTGCTCGCCGAGATCCTGCAGGAGGCGGAGCTGCCCGACGGCGTCGTCAACATCATCCCCGGCGATGGCAGCGCCGGTGCGGCGCTGGTCCGGAGCGAGGTCGACAAGGTCGCGTTCACGGGCTCGACGGCGGTCGGGCGCGACATCCAGGCCGCGCTGGCGGGCAAGGACATCGGGTTGACGCTGGAGCTCGGCGGCAAGAGCGCCAACATCGTCTTCGAGGACGCGGCGCTGGACCAGGCGGTCGAGGGGATCGTCCAGGGGATCTTCTTCAACCAGGGCCACGTGTGTTGTGCTGGTTCTCGGCTGCTGGTCCAGGAGTCGGTCGCCGAGCAGGTGACCGAGAAGCTGTGGTCGCGGATGCAGCACCTGCGCGTCGGCGATCCGCTGGACAAGAACACCGACGTCGGCGCGATCAACTCGCGCGCGCAGCTGGACCGGATCGAGGAGCTCGTCGGCATCGGGGTCGAGGAGGGCGCGGGGCTGCGGCAGGTCGCGTGCTCGCTGCCCGAGCGCGGCTTCTGGTTCTCGCCGGCGATCTTCACCGAGGCGGCGCCGACGCACCGCATCTCGCGCGAGGAGATCTTCGGGCCGGTGCTGGCGATCACGACGTTCCGCGATCACGCGGAGGCGATCGAGAAGGCCAACAACTCGCCGTACGGGCTGGCCGCGGGGATCTGGACCGACAAGGGCTCGAAGGCGTTCCAGGTCACTGGCGCGCTGCGGTCCGGCGTCGTCTGGCAGAACACCTACAACCACTTCGACCCGACGGCGGCGTTCGGCGGGTTCAAGGAGTCCGGGTTCGGCCGCGAGGGCGGTCCGGCCGGGCTGCGCCCGTACGTGAAGGTGGAGGCGGCGTCGTGA
- a CDS encoding aldehyde dehydrogenase family protein translates to MSGRVGIRKTYKLYIGGAFVRSESGRHDTVNGTNIPRGSRKDVRDAVKVARGAAGPWAARTAYNRGQVLYRAAEALESRASEFAAGEVGEAIDVLVHYAGWTDKLDAVLGGVNPVAAPFLSLSTPEATGVVGVIHGATASLPELVRSIAAPLAAGNVVVVILPESDPLPGLDLGEVLGVSDIPSGVVNLISGRLSELLPALASHRDVNALIDATGTPSASTEIDTLAAETLKRVIRSEPDALSLLSALSELRTAWHPVGA, encoded by the coding sequence GTGAGCGGCCGCGTCGGGATTCGCAAGACCTACAAGTTGTACATCGGTGGCGCCTTCGTCCGCTCCGAGTCCGGGAGACACGACACCGTGAACGGCACCAACATCCCCCGCGGCAGCCGCAAGGACGTCCGCGACGCGGTCAAGGTCGCGCGTGGCGCGGCGGGGCCGTGGGCGGCGCGGACCGCGTACAACCGCGGGCAGGTCTTGTACCGAGCCGCCGAGGCGCTGGAGTCGCGCGCGTCGGAGTTCGCGGCGGGCGAGGTCGGCGAGGCCATCGACGTGCTGGTGCACTACGCCGGCTGGACCGACAAGCTGGACGCTGTCCTGGGTGGGGTGAACCCGGTCGCGGCGCCGTTCCTGTCGCTGTCGACGCCGGAGGCGACGGGTGTGGTCGGCGTGATCCACGGTGCGACGGCCTCGCTGCCGGAGCTGGTCCGGTCGATCGCCGCGCCGCTGGCGGCGGGGAACGTCGTCGTGGTGATCCTGCCCGAGAGCGACCCGCTGCCGGGGCTGGACCTCGGCGAGGTGCTCGGGGTGAGCGACATCCCTTCCGGAGTGGTGAACCTCATCTCCGGCCGCCTGTCCGAGCTGCTGCCCGCGCTGGCATCGCACCGCGACGTCAACGCGCTGATCGACGCGACCGGCACACCGTCGGCCTCAACCGAGATCGACACCCTCGCCGCCGAGACGCTCAAGCGCGTCATCCGCAGCGAACCCGACGCCCTCTCACTCCTCTCAGCCCTCTCCGAGCTCCGCACCGCCTGGCACCCCGTCGGCGCCTAG
- the deoC gene encoding deoxyribose-phosphate aldolase — MTSMRTLPHVDRVGVAERVAALGKRSIKGDAKRQGLLLAISLLDLTTLEGADTPGKVKQLAAKAVTPSPAFPEVPSCAAVCVYPSLVAVARDAVAGSGVLVASVATGFPAGQTPLETRLEEVRLAVADGADEIDMVISRDAYLRGDDVQVAGEIEAIKDACGPAHLKVILETAELGSLDHVRHASMLAMDAGADFIKTSTGKAPGGGATPATILVMLEAIRDYVDRTGRVVGMKPAGGVSNAKAALGVLVLVKETLGEEWLTPDLLRIGASSVLNDLLMQYAKTESGRYGRAEDFSKE, encoded by the coding sequence ATGACCTCGATGAGAACGCTCCCGCACGTCGATCGTGTGGGGGTCGCCGAGCGCGTCGCCGCGCTCGGCAAGCGGTCGATCAAGGGTGACGCGAAGCGGCAGGGCCTGCTGCTGGCGATCTCCCTGCTGGACCTGACCACGCTGGAGGGCGCGGACACGCCCGGCAAGGTGAAGCAGCTGGCGGCCAAGGCGGTGACGCCGTCTCCGGCGTTCCCGGAGGTGCCCTCGTGCGCGGCGGTCTGCGTGTACCCGTCGCTGGTCGCCGTCGCGCGCGACGCGGTCGCCGGGTCGGGCGTGCTGGTCGCCTCGGTGGCGACCGGGTTCCCGGCCGGCCAGACACCGCTGGAGACGCGGCTGGAGGAGGTCCGGCTGGCGGTCGCCGACGGCGCGGACGAGATCGACATGGTGATCTCGCGCGATGCCTACCTGCGCGGCGACGACGTCCAGGTCGCGGGGGAGATCGAGGCGATCAAGGACGCCTGCGGGCCCGCGCACCTGAAGGTGATCCTGGAGACCGCGGAGCTGGGGTCGCTCGATCACGTGCGGCACGCGTCGATGCTCGCGATGGACGCGGGCGCGGACTTCATCAAGACCTCGACGGGCAAGGCGCCCGGCGGCGGCGCGACGCCCGCGACGATCCTGGTGATGCTGGAGGCGATCCGGGACTACGTGGACCGCACGGGGCGCGTCGTCGGGATGAAGCCGGCGGGCGGCGTCTCGAACGCGAAGGCGGCGCTGGGCGTGCTCGTGCTGGTCAAGGAGACGCTCGGCGAGGAATGGCTGACGCCGGACCTGCTGCGGATCGGCGCGTCGAGCGTGCTGAACGACCTGTTGATGCAGTACGCGAAGACCGAGAGCGGCCGCTACGGGCGGGCCGAGGACTTCTCGAAGGAGTAG
- a CDS encoding sigma-70 family RNA polymerase sigma factor: MREEAPLAADLLTRAQRGDDAAFAALTEPHRRELLAHCYRMLGSFQDAEDALQDVLVTAWRGIGGFAGRASLRTWLYRIATNRCLNARRDAARRPPQAWNVPGVVPPEPSRLGEVVWLQPFPEALMEGLGELPAGPEARYEQHESMSLAFVTALQVLPPRQLAVLVLRDVLGFSAAEVAEMLDISLDAANSALKRARAGLSARPLPAAPSAGDEGLVARFVAAYEAADVDTVVSLLTDDIFMSMPPMPFEYVGHDAVHEFLMMLFAGGRRHSLVPIRANGQPAFGAYLLGPDGLRHAAGLFALELRDGRIGALMRFESTVLPWFGLPRTLPATGG, translated from the coding sequence ATGCGAGAAGAGGCTCCCTTGGCCGCCGACCTGCTGACCCGCGCCCAGCGTGGCGACGACGCCGCGTTCGCGGCGCTGACCGAACCGCACCGGCGCGAGCTGCTCGCGCACTGCTACCGCATGTTGGGGTCCTTCCAGGACGCCGAGGACGCGCTGCAGGACGTGCTGGTGACCGCGTGGCGCGGGATCGGCGGGTTCGCGGGGCGCGCGTCGCTGCGGACGTGGCTCTACCGGATCGCGACGAACCGCTGCCTCAACGCGCGGCGCGACGCGGCACGGCGGCCACCGCAGGCGTGGAACGTGCCGGGCGTGGTGCCGCCGGAGCCGTCGCGGCTCGGCGAGGTCGTCTGGCTGCAGCCGTTCCCGGAGGCGTTGATGGAGGGGTTGGGCGAGCTGCCGGCCGGCCCCGAGGCGCGCTACGAGCAGCACGAGTCCATGTCCTTGGCCTTCGTGACCGCGCTGCAGGTGCTGCCGCCGCGGCAGCTGGCCGTGCTGGTCCTGCGTGACGTGCTCGGCTTCAGCGCCGCCGAGGTCGCCGAGATGTTGGACATCTCGCTCGACGCGGCCAACAGCGCGCTCAAGCGCGCCCGCGCCGGGCTGTCCGCGCGGCCGCTGCCGGCGGCGCCGTCCGCCGGCGACGAGGGCCTGGTCGCCCGCTTCGTCGCGGCCTACGAGGCGGCCGACGTCGACACGGTGGTGTCGCTCCTGACCGACGACATCTTCATGTCGATGCCGCCGATGCCGTTCGAGTACGTCGGCCACGACGCCGTCCACGAGTTCCTGATGATGTTGTTCGCCGGCGGCCGCCGCCACTCGCTCGTCCCGATCCGCGCCAACGGCCAGCCCGCCTTCGGCGCCTACCTCCTGGGCCCGGACGGCCTCCGCCACGCCGCCGGCCTCTTCGCGCTGGAGCTCCGCGACGGCCGGATCGGCGCGCTGATGCGCTTCGAGTCGACCGTCCTGCCGTGGTTCGGGCTCCCGCGCACGCTCCCGGCGACCGGCGGGTAG
- a CDS encoding ABC transporter ATP-binding protein: MTPTDASGAAGLALELRGITKRFGALTANDAVDLQLRRGEIHALLGENGAGKSTLMNVVYGMLSPEEGEILVDGRVTTVASPRDAMDQGIGMVFQHFMLIPVMTVAENLVLGNEGPAKRGLLDIAGARKRTRELSEKYGLRVDPDARVSDVSVGMQQRIEILRALDRGAKILVLDEPTAVLTAQETAELVEVLRGLRDAGTSVVFITHKLHEVLEVADRVTVLRRGRTIGTIDTAGADEATLARMMVGRDVVLRVEKEPGTPGEALLEIDAVHAIDDRGLPAVDGVSLTVAAGEIVAVAGIDGNGQTELIDAIAGLRNVAAGTIRIKGKDITNVSPRAAREAGVGHIAEDRHARGLVLDFTLAENLALNDYRSGTKLGLLNPKRMLDGARQLLSEFDVRGGNPQTPARSLSGGNQQKVVIAREVSGNPDALIAAQPTRGLDVGAIEFVHRRLLAERDAGRAILLFSLELEEVRALADRILVIYDGRIVGELPPTASDEELGLMMTGSGSGSGAGRAQQA; the protein is encoded by the coding sequence GTGACGCCAACTGACGCATCCGGTGCCGCGGGGCTCGCTCTCGAGCTCCGCGGCATCACCAAGCGCTTCGGCGCTTTGACGGCCAACGACGCCGTCGACCTCCAGCTGCGGCGTGGGGAGATCCACGCCCTGCTGGGGGAGAACGGCGCCGGCAAGTCCACGTTGATGAACGTGGTCTACGGCATGCTGTCGCCCGAAGAGGGCGAGATCCTCGTGGACGGCAGGGTCACCACCGTCGCGTCGCCGCGCGACGCGATGGACCAGGGCATCGGCATGGTCTTCCAGCACTTCATGCTGATCCCGGTCATGACGGTGGCCGAGAACCTGGTGCTCGGCAACGAGGGGCCGGCCAAGCGCGGGCTGCTCGACATCGCGGGCGCACGCAAGCGCACCCGGGAGCTGAGCGAGAAGTACGGGTTGAGGGTCGACCCGGACGCGCGCGTCTCCGACGTCTCGGTCGGGATGCAGCAGCGCATCGAGATCCTGCGTGCTCTGGATCGCGGCGCGAAGATCCTGGTGCTCGACGAGCCCACCGCCGTGCTGACGGCGCAGGAGACGGCCGAGCTGGTCGAGGTGCTGCGCGGGCTGCGCGACGCCGGGACCTCGGTGGTCTTCATCACGCACAAGCTTCACGAGGTCCTGGAGGTCGCCGATCGCGTGACCGTGCTGCGGCGCGGCAGGACGATCGGGACGATCGACACCGCGGGCGCCGACGAGGCGACCCTGGCGCGGATGATGGTCGGGCGCGACGTCGTCCTGCGCGTCGAGAAGGAGCCCGGCACGCCCGGCGAGGCGCTGCTGGAGATCGACGCGGTGCACGCGATCGACGACCGCGGGCTCCCGGCGGTCGACGGCGTGTCGCTGACCGTCGCGGCGGGCGAGATCGTCGCGGTCGCGGGCATCGACGGCAACGGCCAGACCGAGCTGATCGACGCGATCGCGGGCCTGCGCAACGTCGCGGCCGGCACGATCCGGATCAAGGGCAAGGACATCACGAACGTCTCCCCGCGCGCGGCGCGCGAGGCCGGCGTCGGCCACATCGCCGAGGACCGCCACGCGCGCGGCCTCGTGCTCGACTTCACGCTCGCCGAGAACCTGGCGCTCAACGACTACCGGTCGGGCACCAAGTTGGGGTTGTTGAACCCGAAGCGGATGCTCGACGGCGCCAGGCAGCTGCTGAGCGAGTTCGACGTGCGCGGCGGCAACCCGCAGACGCCCGCGCGCTCGCTCTCGGGCGGCAACCAGCAGAAGGTCGTCATCGCGCGCGAGGTGTCCGGCAACCCGGACGCGCTGATCGCCGCGCAGCCGACCCGCGGCCTGGACGTCGGCGCGATCGAGTTCGTGCACCGCCGCCTGCTCGCCGAGCGCGACGCGGGCCGCGCGATCCTCCTGTTCTCGCTCGAGCTGGAGGAGGTCCGCGCGCTGGCGGACCGCATCCTGGTGATCTACGACGGGCGGATCGTCGGCGAGCTGCCGCCGACCGCCTCCGACGAGGAGCTCGGCCTGATGATGACGGGCTCGGGCTCGGGCTCCGGCGCCGGGAGGGCGCAGCAGGCATGA
- a CDS encoding ABC transporter permease → MSDEQPPSGAPEPPPPSAQPEYDLQPAPVTPGDGATVGGRMQVAMRAGGIVAPLLTVLLAFLIGGLVVLLTGHNPIDTYKAIFNGTGLQWLFPWTSKDDRVTAAINLQQTLIITGPLILLGLAVGYAFRAGLFNIGGQGQYIVGSIVAVWAGSSWAGMPHLLHVVVCMVLATLAGAFWAGISGFLRAVTGANEVITTIMLNWIAIWLGVYLFSLGGPLQNHAQRDVPISNDVVGGAKLHVFWGDPELQGLHIGIFIAIAAAVVYWVLLNRSTKGYEARAVGFNPEAARYSGIKVGKTYVLVMATCGALAGLAGSLDVLGWQFHLATNDVQGTQLAFYGIAVALLGRNTAIGTCLAALLFGALITGTSVRNLDPAVFEPELAQNLTTVIQGLVVLFVSADVLILIIYNKLRIRRRRATPAQPAEVTA, encoded by the coding sequence ATGAGCGACGAGCAGCCGCCTTCGGGCGCTCCGGAACCACCCCCGCCCTCGGCCCAGCCCGAGTACGACCTCCAGCCCGCGCCGGTCACGCCGGGCGACGGCGCGACGGTCGGCGGGCGCATGCAGGTGGCGATGAGGGCCGGCGGGATCGTCGCGCCGCTGCTGACGGTGCTGCTGGCGTTCCTGATCGGTGGGCTGGTCGTGTTGCTCACGGGCCACAACCCGATCGACACCTACAAGGCGATCTTCAACGGCACCGGCCTGCAGTGGCTGTTCCCGTGGACGTCGAAGGACGATCGCGTGACCGCGGCGATCAACCTGCAGCAGACGCTCATCATCACCGGGCCGCTGATCCTGCTCGGGCTCGCCGTCGGCTACGCGTTCCGGGCGGGCCTGTTCAACATCGGCGGCCAGGGCCAGTACATCGTGGGCTCGATCGTGGCGGTGTGGGCCGGCTCGTCGTGGGCCGGGATGCCGCACCTGCTGCACGTCGTGGTGTGCATGGTGCTCGCGACGCTGGCGGGCGCGTTCTGGGCCGGGATCTCCGGCTTCCTGCGCGCGGTGACCGGTGCCAACGAGGTCATCACCACGATCATGCTCAACTGGATCGCGATCTGGCTGGGCGTGTACCTGTTCTCGCTCGGCGGGCCGCTGCAGAACCACGCGCAGAGGGACGTCCCGATCTCCAACGACGTGGTCGGCGGCGCCAAGCTCCACGTCTTCTGGGGCGATCCGGAGCTGCAGGGCCTGCACATCGGGATCTTCATCGCGATCGCCGCGGCGGTCGTCTACTGGGTGCTGCTGAACCGGTCCACCAAGGGCTACGAGGCGCGCGCGGTCGGCTTCAACCCGGAGGCCGCGCGGTACTCGGGGATCAAGGTCGGCAAGACCTACGTGTTGGTCATGGCGACGTGCGGCGCGCTGGCGGGCCTGGCGGGGTCCTTGGACGTCCTGGGCTGGCAGTTCCACCTGGCGACCAACGACGTCCAGGGGACGCAGCTGGCGTTCTACGGGATCGCGGTCGCGCTGCTCGGGCGCAACACGGCGATCGGGACCTGCCTGGCGGCGCTGCTGTTCGGGGCGCTGATCACCGGCACCTCGGTGCGCAACCTGGACCCGGCGGTGTTCGAGCCCGAGCTGGCGCAGAACCTGACGACGGTGATCCAGGGCCTCGTCGTGCTGTTCGTCAGCGCGGACGTCCTGATCCTGATCATCTACAACAAGCTGAGGATCCGGCGACGGCGGGCCACGCCGGCGCAGCCGGCTGAGGTGACGGCATGA
- a CDS encoding SDR family oxidoreductase, whose amino-acid sequence MILTNKVAVIYGAGGAIGGAIARELAAEGARVFLTGRRAEPVEAVAAAIGPAAEAAVVDALDEPAILAHLDGVVATAGRVDISFNAIGMAVEEILGDPLLDTDAARYALPLATYPTSFFLTARGAARHMVANGAGAILTVSALPGRVGSPLNGGYGPAQAAKEAMIRDLSLELAPRGLRVLGLRPHGLPETATMRDIYELKAAAMGIDWEAFQTYLANASHPHRAMRLDEVARTAAFLASDGASGITGTTVNLTMGNPD is encoded by the coding sequence ATGATCCTCACCAACAAGGTCGCAGTCATCTACGGCGCCGGCGGCGCGATCGGCGGCGCCATCGCCCGGGAGCTCGCGGCGGAGGGCGCCCGCGTCTTCCTCACGGGCCGCAGGGCCGAGCCGGTCGAGGCGGTCGCCGCCGCGATCGGCCCCGCCGCCGAGGCCGCGGTCGTCGACGCGCTCGACGAGCCGGCGATCCTCGCCCACCTCGACGGCGTCGTCGCCACCGCCGGCCGCGTCGACATCTCGTTCAACGCGATCGGCATGGCCGTCGAGGAGATCCTCGGCGACCCGCTGCTCGACACCGACGCCGCGCGCTACGCGCTGCCGCTCGCCACCTACCCGACGTCGTTCTTCCTGACCGCCCGCGGCGCGGCGCGGCACATGGTCGCCAACGGCGCGGGCGCGATCCTGACGGTCTCGGCGCTGCCGGGCCGGGTCGGCTCGCCGCTCAACGGCGGCTACGGCCCGGCGCAGGCGGCGAAGGAGGCGATGATCCGTGACCTCTCGCTCGAGCTCGCGCCCCGCGGGCTGCGCGTCCTGGGCCTGCGCCCGCACGGCCTGCCGGAGACCGCGACCATGCGCGACATCTACGAGCTGAAGGCCGCCGCGATGGGCATCGACTGGGAGGCCTTCCAGACCTACCTCGCCAACGCGAGCCACCCGCACCGCGCGATGAGGCTCGACGAGGTTGCCAGGACCGCGGCCTTCCTGGCCTCCGACGGCGCGAGCGGGATCACCGGCACGACCGTCAACCTCACGATGGGCAATCCGGATTGA